One region of Miscanthus floridulus cultivar M001 chromosome 19, ASM1932011v1, whole genome shotgun sequence genomic DNA includes:
- the LOC136525785 gene encoding G-type lectin S-receptor-like serine/threonine-protein kinase SD2-5 gives MQTGSGVYISEQLAVYTKNYLCELGSGGYGVVYEGELPNGLLVAAKVLKVSMNKKVQEAFMAEIGTIGRTYHVHLVRLHGFCFDANTKALVYEFLENGSLEKYLYGDEGSTSTRLEWGTLHSIAVGTAKGIRYLHEECQQRIVHYDIKPANILLTADYTPKVPDFGLARLGERENTHMSLTGGGRGTPGYAALELWMALPASEKCDVYSFGMVLFEILGQRRNYDPGHGESKEWFPRWAWEKYEQREIEDVVSASRTRDGEQSERTKCAVMGWNGMRFDGAEGEALLNLKDGWTEIRVRCPLRARLVLRGHGRCLFRQGWAPASRSVAAASIHQSAVPSDAEYCVLPARIGSLDFCFINQSTVFGIGGGMDHGRCSGAVDAHAHCTMSPHRRSGASQSVLAPHGVAGDLAQWPVASGL, from the exons ATGCAAACTGGGTCCGGAGTTTATATATCCGAGCAGCTGGCGGTCTACACCAAGAACTACTTGTGCGAACTGGGGTCCGGAGGCTACGGCGTGGTCTACGAGGGTGAGCTGCCGAACGGCCTGCTGGTGGCCGCGAAGGTCCTGAAGGTGTCTATGAACAAGAAAGTGCAGGAGGCGTTCATGGCGGAGATCGGCACCATCGGACGTACCTACCACGTGCACCTCGTGCGGCTCCATGGTTTCTGCTTCGACGCGAACACGAAGGCGCTGGTGTACGAGTTCTTGGAGAATGGCTCACTCGAGAAGTACCTTTACGGCGACGAGGGCAGCACAAGCACAAGGCTGGAATGGGGGACGCTGCACAGCATCGCCGTCGGCACGGCGAAGGGGATCAGGTACCTGCACGAGGAGTGCCAGCAGCGGATCGTGCACTACGACATCAAGCCGGCCAACATTCTTCTCACGGCCGACTACACACCGAAGGTGCCCGACTTCGGGCTCGCACGGCTGGGCGAGCGCGAGAACACGCACATGTCGCTgaccggcggcggccgcgggaCGCCCGGGTACGCGGCGCTGGAGCTGTGGATGGCGCTGCCGGCGTCGGAGAAGtgcgacgtgtacagcttcgggATGGTGCTGTTCGAGATCCTGGGGCAGCGCCGGAACTACGACCCTGGCCACGGCGAAAGCAAGGAGTGGTTCCCGAGGTGGGCGTGGGAGAAGTACGAGCAGCGGGAGATCGAGGACGTCGTGTCCGCCAGCCGCACGA GAGATGGTGAGCAGAGTGAGAGAACTAAGTGCGCGGTCATGGGATGGAATGGGATGAGATTtgatggg GCCGAAGGGGAGGCGCTGCTGAATCTGAAAGATGGGTGGACGGAGATACGGGTGCGCTGCCCGCTGCGCGCCCGCCTGGTTTTGCGTGGGCACGGCAGGTGCCTTTTCAGGCAGGGGTGGGCACCGGCATCACGCAGCGTCGCAGCGGCCTCCATTCATCAATCCGCAGTGCCCAGTGACGCAGAGTACTGTGTACTGCCCGCGCGCATCGGCTCTCTTGATTTCTGTTTCATCAATCAATCCACGGTGTTTGGCATTGGCGGAGGGATGGACCATGGACGATGCTCCGGCGCAGTGGATGCACATGCACACTGCACCATGAGCCCCCACCGGCGCAGTGGCGCTTCGCAGTCTGTTTTGGCTCCGCATGGCGTTGCTGGCGACCTGGCCCAGTGGCCTGTGGCCAGTGGTCTCTGA